DNA sequence from the candidate division KSB1 bacterium genome:
GCGCGAGCAGCGAGTCTACAGATCCCGCTGGTAGTGCGCCCGGTAGTATGCAAGATACTCGCCGCTCTTGAGGGGTTCCCACCACCAACGGTTGTCGCGATACCACTTGATAGTGGAGGCCATCGCCTCCCGAAACTGGTGGCGCGGCCGCCAACCCAAGGCCCGGATCTTCTCTGTGCCCACCGAATAGCGCCGATCATGGCCAGGCCGGTCTTTGACAAAGGTCATCAGCTCCTTCGGCTTGGCCAGCTCCTCTAAGATGATGGCCGTGATTTCCAGATTGTTCTTCTCGTTCCCCGCGCCGATGTTGTAGGTCTCCCCGTCACCGCCACGGTGCACCAGGAGGTCGATCGCCTCGCAATGGTCCTCAACGTAGATCCAGTCCCGCACGTTCTTGCCGTCACCATAAATGGGCAGCGCCTTGTCGTCCAGGGCATTGGTGACAAACAGCGGAATGAGTTTCTCCGGATACTGATACGGCCCAAAGTTATTGGAGCAGCGCGTGATGATCACCGGCAGCCCGTAGGTGACGAAGTAGGAGTGCGCCAGGCGATCCGCACCAGCCTTGGAGGCGGAGTACGGGCTGGACGGCTTGAGGGGCGACTCCTCGGTGAACGAGCCCTGCTCGATGCTCCCATACACTTCGTCCGTACTGATCTGGATGAACTTTTGCACGCCATGCTCGCGGGCACACTCCAGCAGCACAAAGGCGCCAAAAACGTCTGTCTTGATAAAGTCATCCGGCGCACCGATTGACCTGTCCACGTGGCTCTCGGCGGCAAAGTTGACCACCACATCCACCCCCTTCATTAGCTGGCTGACCAGAGCGCGGTCGCAAATGTCTCCCCTCACGAACCGGTAGCGCGGGTCACTTTGCACGTCGCGGAGGTTGTTCAGATTGCCCGCATAGGTGAGTTTGTCCAGGTTGATGACGCGCACGTCGTCATAGGTGCGGAGCAGAAAGTGCACATAGTTGCTGCCAATGAAGCCGGCTCCACCAGTCACCAAGTACGTGGTCATGGGCGAGATTTCCCTCGTCAGTTAGCCCATCTTGACGTCCCAATTGTACGGCACCTGAGGCGAATCGAACGGCAGGCGGTACTCGTCCGGTTGAGCATAGTTGTAGGGCTCGGTCACCGTGTTCACCACGATCGCCTCATCCTCGCCAATGCACTTCCAGCCGTGCAACACCCCGACAGGGACATGTACCAGGACCGGGTTGTGCTCTCCGATGAAGAACTCATTCACCTCGCCCCGGGTGGGCGAATCTGGGCGGTCGTCGTAAAGCACCACTTTCAGCATCCCCTTCACGACGACGATGTTGTCCTCTTGCAGCTTGTGGTAATGCCACCCCTTAATGATGCCGGGGTAGGTGGTGGTCATGTAGACTTGGCCGAACTTGGAGAACATCTCGTCGTCAGCCCTCAGCATCTCCATGAGGCGGCCGCGTTCATCTGGGATGACACGCAACCGCTTGAGCTTCACGCCATCGATCACCTGTGAGCCTCCTCGGAGAAACGGATGTCAATTTACAAAACGCCATTCTAAAAGTCAATTGGTTTGTTGCCTTGCCGGCGGTTCCGCTCACATTAGGGACATCCCCCTATACCGCATCGGGGCGGCGCTGCGGAAGCTCAGTGCTGGCCAGCGCCAACTCTGGCCAGAAGTCGCCCTCCGTCAGCGCGCAGGAGTCGACCGTTCTCCCACACCAGTCTGCCACCGACCAGCACCTGCGTCACCTGCGCGGTGGCGAGCCCTTGCGGGAGGGCTCCTGCGGGAAGCTTCAGCAAGGTCAGGTCGGCGACCTTCCCCACGGCAATGGAAACCCGGTCGGGAAGGTGAAAGGCCTCGGCCACGGTCGAGGTCCGTGCTCTCAGGCCCTCCCAGGTAGCTGGCGGCGCTGCCGCGGGGAAAGGAAGCTTCTCCGCGCCTACAACCGCTCGACCAAACCAGCGCACGACCTCTTGCCCAAGACCGCCTGGCTTGGCCGCTGTGTCGTCGTTCGCCACGACACCCAGCGCCCCGTTGGCCAGACAGGCGGCAAGTCGCAAAGCCGCGCAG
Encoded proteins:
- a CDS encoding dTDP-4-dehydrorhamnose 3,5-epimerase family protein, which translates into the protein MIDGVKLKRLRVIPDERGRLMEMLRADDEMFSKFGQVYMTTTYPGIIKGWHYHKLQEDNIVVVKGMLKVVLYDDRPDSPTRGEVNEFFIGEHNPVLVHVPVGVLHGWKCIGEDEAIVVNTVTEPYNYAQPDEYRLPFDSPQVPYNWDVKMG
- the rfbB gene encoding dTDP-glucose 4,6-dehydratase, translating into MTTYLVTGGAGFIGSNYVHFLLRTYDDVRVINLDKLTYAGNLNNLRDVQSDPRYRFVRGDICDRALVSQLMKGVDVVVNFAAESHVDRSIGAPDDFIKTDVFGAFVLLECAREHGVQKFIQISTDEVYGSIEQGSFTEESPLKPSSPYSASKAGADRLAHSYFVTYGLPVIITRCSNNFGPYQYPEKLIPLFVTNALDDKALPIYGDGKNVRDWIYVEDHCEAIDLLVHRGGDGETYNIGAGNEKNNLEITAIILEELAKPKELMTFVKDRPGHDRRYSVGTEKIRALGWRPRHQFREAMASTIKWYRDNRWWWEPLKSGEYLAYYRAHYQRDL